TCTGTTTAGGCTGACAAGCCTGTAGCTTACGGTCGTTTTTAGAAATAAAATTTGCCATTATGTAATACGCGTTCGGATGACAACACCAATCATCTCACAAGATTGTAAAGAGAGGCTTACTTCTTTCCAAAAATTATTGAAGTGTTTCCAAATTTTCTCACGTCAAGGTACTCCCTCTAACAAGGCAGTCGAAaaaacatacccagcaattctggacaatatcatttttgagcgggaaaccgtttatgaacgcaaatttTGCATATAAATCAAgatttcaccataacaatcaatatatccgcagatcacccgacggcagtcttgtatatttttttctattcacgttttagctatcatcaaaagcgttccccattggtttcctatggcagttttaactgttcgatgcgatagctgaaaacactttaaaagaaagattttgctgcatgtTAGAATAATGGACAATTATCTTCAATACTTCTGTAGcacgagaaagctggacttgagttCAAAAATGTCCCACTGACAAACGCCACCTTTGGTCCAATATCAATGTTCCAGCGCTGATAACGGTCGGCTTCAGTTCATCAAGGTCGCACACATTTAATCCTTTTGTAACATCGCcctaaatgttttgcaatcctCTCGCTTCTTTCTGTCGCAGATCCGCCGGGGACCGAGACATTCTTGCCTCCGCCCTCGCCTCCGCAGGAAGTGGAATTCCTGACGCCACCCGAACCCCCGAAAGACGACGACAAGGAGGCCGTGGCGCATAGCGCCGGCGAAACGCCCGTCGACGACGAGAACCACGTCATCGATGACGACTACAACAACTCTGCTGACGTCAACGGCAGAAGAACGGCGACAGACGACAACGGAAATCAGCTGCCGCCCAACGACGTCACCACGCCAGAAGCAGACGAACCGATGCCAGACGCTGGGAACGGTGTCGTCGCAGACGACCCCGTCGGAAACGACGTCGACGTCATGTCCGGAGGCGTCAACGATGACGTCATGCCAGGAAACGACGTCACCACTGACGTGGTTAGCGACGCGGTAGATAGGATCAGCCCTGGCGTAGTATCGGATGACCCGAAAGGGAAGAGTGATGCACCCGCAGACGCTAACGAAGATGACGACACCGCTCCGAACGACATCTTCATTGGCGACGGCCTCGATTATGACGACAGCAAAAAGGCAGACAGGAACCATGGGGTGCACGAATTCATCGTTCAGGATGCGTAGCGTGCGCGAAAAACACAGGGTGACGTTGTGGCTTCGCGTCGTCTGCAAACGAATGCCTTAACTACAGTGTACTAGGGAAGGCAGTGCAGCGTGAAGCCTGGATTACGCACTGGGCACCTGTCCCACCATTGGCGAACGAAGCGGTGGCGCTGCATTCGTCCACATAGAGTTTCTCGATATTACCTTGAGGGAAAGCTGGCCCTATCGTTTACGAGAGTTTCTTAAAGAGCGCTCTATGCATTCAGCGCGGTAATGCCAAGAAGACATGGAAGAAGGAAATAACATGAAAGAAGACGACATTTCTTACTTGACTTGGCTAATGTTGGGCTCAAAAACGCGGATTATGACTGAATCGGCAGCTGGGCCACTGAGCACCGGGACGCTCTCCTCTGCGCGCAGATGATATTATTTTAGTATTCATTTTTCATTCTTCGAATGATTTAACGCAAGTGTTAGGCTGGCAAAATTTCTTCGGGCTTTGCCGCGAGAACAGTATTATTGTTACGGCTGAATCCATGCTTCATgccaacaatagccaagccaaatatgaAACCTCCcattcccggcattcctgcgtttCCCGGCGGTAGATGAAGTGCAGTGCCGCCTGCTTTTCGTTTAGGTGATACTGGGAAACGCCGCGTCCCTTAGAGCATTTCTTAGACAGTCTAtcgactgtccatagacttccgtctataaagtctatagctCTCTACACACAAACCCTATAAAACAgactataggcaatacaaatcctatagacatttCATAGATAATttatatatatttatggccatacacatttagtagacttttgtctatagaaagtctacagactatgaatagacaaaaagaaatatctatacgaaggcaatagagtctataagaagtctatagatggTGTATAGACAATTTTAGTGAAGGGTATCTACCATGGAGAAGCGCAGGAATGTTGGGAAGATGAAGGTTTCGTTTTTGGCTTGGCTATAGTTGTTGGGTATGAAACGTGTATTCGACCATAACAATACGATTCTTCTTGCGGCAAACCGCGAAGAAATGCTATGAAAGTATCCACACCAGACTAACACTTGCGCTAAATTTATTGAAAAAGTGAAAATAGCAGTAATAAAATAATTTAATCGGAGCGCAAAGGACAAAATCACGGCTCACAGCAAAGCAGTTGCCGATTCAGAATCACAATCCGCGTTCTTGGTCCAAAATTAGCCAAACCAAATAAAAAATCTCGTCTTCCATGGCATTCCCATGCTGGATGAAGTGCTCTTCAGGAAACTCTCGCAAACCATGGTGGCAGCTTTCCCTCTAAGTAATACTTATAAACTCTATGGTCGCCCACTATTGAACGTGTTTCCATGGCGTTGATGAGTTCGTCTGCAAACATAATTTGCGCTGCGTCGAGTTCCTGTTGAATAAAAAGACGAAACAATTATTTTCGCTTGCGCagccattccaaaaaaaaaaaaacgtgtctgcTTGAATGCCATGGTAATCTATCGTTTCTGGTGGCGCTGCGATCGGAGACTCTTGAAAACGGACCGCTGGAATCACGCGGAGACCCCCGCTTCCCTGCCTGTTCTAGTTCACTGTATCTTAACCTAGTGTTTCTCAAAGATATCCGGAGGAAAAAgaggcgccaccgtctatgcgattTTCTTAAAGAGCGTTACATCCTCCATTGGGATTCCAAGGAGCGCGAACTTATTTGGCTTCGCCACTGTTTGGCTGAAAACGTGGGTACGACTTCTAAAACAGCTGCGCCGCGACGCTCCTCCTTACGTGCACATTATTATTCTGAATAGCAAGTTTCTCTTGTTTAGAataaatttatttgaagtaaatgcCAGTATTGAACTCGTGTGCAAATTAAGGAAGAGAGGACTAGGACATTTTCCAGAAAAAAGATGTCATTTTCGGCCGATTACCAGTAATTTTATCATTACGAATTCATTTCTGGCATTTCAACGGTGATTGAACGACCGCAGCGCCCCTATTCCCTCTCGGTAATCTTTAGTAACTATATTATAGTAGCAAAAAGTTTTCTACGGGAGTATACCAGCAACAAGACAATGTTTGATGAGGTGATGACGCAGTTTGGAGATTTTTACTTTTAACGTACACGATATTCTTTGCACGTTTTAAAAAACAAATCTGAGCACTAATATCCTTAAAGGACATTGAGgacgagctgtttttttttattacagcgaGAGCTCTACTAATCTGTGTATAATTTCTGATTTCGATGCGGATGAGACATTGACCTTCAATGACTGACAAGGTCAAAGTGAatttaactgcgtggtggtatggcctaagctatggtagtatgactaAGTGATCACATGACTATGACTAtggggtacctgaccttgacctttgaccttgactgCTGACCTTGACGTTTGATTTGAGGCAGcgggcaccacatcgacaatgacctcCAATGCTTC
This portion of the Amblyomma americanum isolate KBUSLIRL-KWMA chromosome 10, ASM5285725v1, whole genome shotgun sequence genome encodes:
- the LOC144106320 gene encoding uncharacterized protein LOC144106320, translated to MGCANAKAAGIPASGKTDIPLVVTDGSDRPNYINNPLPKVVINGGDVLDNDHDVKTTDAEDKTNGNTDPPGTETFLPPPSPPQEVEFLTPPEPPKDDDKEAVAHSAGETPVDDENHVIDDDYNNSADVNGRRTATDDNGNQLPPNDVTTPEADEPMPDAGNGVVADDPVGNDVDVMSGGVNDDVMPGNDVTTDVVSDAVDRISPGVVSDDPKGKSDAPADANEDDDTAPNDIFIGDGLDYDDSKKADRNHGVHEFIVQDA